From Bradysia coprophila strain Holo2 unplaced genomic scaffold, BU_Bcop_v1 contig_50, whole genome shotgun sequence, one genomic window encodes:
- the LOC119082928 gene encoding sperm motility kinase Y-like, whose protein sequence is MVMEYQQNGSLLDYMNSRPDNIPVEQAQQIIVDMCIGLHHLHSMSIIHGDMKPENVLLNGRMRAQLADFGMSLPIEPGRFYNNVWGTVDYQAPEQLIQNGLWDERVDYFVVGIIYVMMTAGIHPFGVIENEIKTNTMALQYRMPEVPANGCLFIHSTLCIMEHRLDHSTVLNHQFIRPFVNVARGTYSKDTVIIPNVGDIEFIDNQYFFGKVTGLEEPTLCTTINAGTQTSWIDSNIDWQAIEAELSIMMPPPETTAQVTSTSMQSIGSQKNELYGSGSNVIVIDVPVIQSFDIATQKTATFEKMEISCYEQTVSDDEPVVSADEFLVDRTGMDFNENKKISNKKLRAGLCLLKDEMKKYIQKTTLARSSQIVWFQSFFHIRCCACRKLIKTREKYRGVKDVNVNWSAQPFRYHFAKHLPKKNR, encoded by the exons ATGGTTATGGAATACCAGCAAAACGGCAGCTTACTGGATTACATGAACAGTCGACCAGACAATATTCCGGTGGAGCAAGCGCAACAGATTATTGTGGATATGTGCATTGGGCTTCATCATTTGCATTCGATGTCAATAATACATGGCGACATGAAAcccgaaaatgttttactgaATGGTCGAATGCGTGCTCAGTTAGCAGATTTTGGCATGAGTCTGCCCATCGAACCTGGTCGGTTTTACAACAACGTTTGGGGCACAGTGGACTACCAGGCCCCCGAACAACTTATCCAGAATGGCCTGTGGGACGAGCGCGTCGACTATTTTGTGGTTGGTATCATTTACGTTATGATGACCGCAGGAATTCATCCATTCGGTGTCATCGAAAACGAAATCAAAACAAACACAATGGCATTGCAGTATCGAATGCCGGAAGTCCCGGCTAACGGATGCTTGTTTATACATTCGACATTATGCATCATGGAACACCGGTTGGATCATTCCACAGTGCTCAATCATCAGTTCATCCGTCCATTCGTGAACGTGGCGAGAGGAACATATTCGAAGGACACTGTCATAATTCCGAACGTCGGCGACATAGAGTTCATCGacaatcaatattttttcggGAAAGTCACAGGTTTGGAG GAGCCCACACTGTGCACTACTATAAATGCCGGCACGCAGACGTCCTGGATCGATAGTAACATCGACTGGCAGGCAATTGAGGCAGAACTTTCGATTATGATGCCGCCGCCAGAGACCACT GCACAAGTGACTTCAACGTCCATGCAAAGTATCGGTTCACAGAAAAACGAGCTGTATGGGAGTGGATCCAATGTAATTGTCATTGATGTTCCTGTTATCCAGTCATTT GACATTGCAACACAAAAAACTGCAACTTTCGAAAAGATGGAGATTTCCTGTTACGAGCAGACCGTGTCCGATGATGAACCGGTTGTTTCCGCTGACGAATTTTTAGTGGACCGCACTGGAATGgatttcaatgaaaacaagAAGATCAGCAACAAG aaattacgGGCTGGACTGTGTCTGCTGAAAGACGAAATGAAGAAATACATTCAAAAAACAACATTGGCGAGAAGCTCACAAATAGTTTGGTTTCAGTCGTTCTTCCACATTCGATGCTGTGCGTGCCGTAAACTGATCAAGACGAGAGAAAAGTACAGAGGTGTGAAGGACGTCAATGTTAATTGGTCGGCGCAGCCGTTCCGCTATCATTTTGCGAAACACctaccgaaaaaaaatcgttaa